A section of the Humulus lupulus chromosome 2, drHumLupu1.1, whole genome shotgun sequence genome encodes:
- the LOC133815639 gene encoding probable peroxygenase 3: MSDISEEEEAVAVVESEALATETSLAPITSQRKLRTDLETSLLPKPYMPRALVAVDAEHPNGTEGHKHNNMTVLQQHAAFFDQDNNGIVYPWESYVGMRAVGLNPIASFCLAMLINSSISYSTLPGWLPNPLFPVYIDNIHRAKHGGDSGVYDTEGRFVPMNLENIFSKYARTVPNKLSLKDIWEMTQANRFPFDFFGWLASKVEWLSLYGIAKDEDGLLSKEAVRRLFDGSLFEYLAKKNSGATDISKME, translated from the exons ATGAGTGATATATCAGAAGAAGAAGAGGCAGTAGCAGTAGTGGAAAGTGAAGCCTTGGCAACTGAAACTTCACTTGCACCGATCACTTCTCAAAGAAAACTCAGAACTGACTTGGAGACTTCTTTACTTCCCAAGCCTT ATATGCCAAGAGCATTAGTAGCTGTAGATGCAGAGCATCCAAATGGAACAGAAGGCCATAAACACAACAATATGACTGTTCTTCAGCAACATGCTGCTTTTTTTGACCAAGATAACAATGGCATTGTTTATCCTTGGGAATCTTATGTTG GAATGCGTGCCGTTGGTCTCAATCCAATTGCATCCTTTTGTTTGGCTATGCTTATTAATTCCTCAATTAGTTATTCCACTCTCCCT GGATGGTTACCCAATCCTTTGTTTCCTGTATACATTGACAACATTCACAGAGCCAAACATGGTGGCGATTCTGGAGTTTATGACACAGAGGGAAG gTTTGTACCAATGAATCTTGAGAACATTTTCAGTAAGTACGCTCGCACTGTTCCAAACAAATTGTCACTAAAAGATATATGGGAAATGACTCAAGCCAATCGATTTCCATTTGACTTCTTTGGCTG GTTGGCAAGTAAGGTGGAATGGCTAAGCTTGTATGGTATTGCTAAGGACGAAGATGGTCTTTTGAGCAAAGAAGCTGTGAGGCGCCTTTTTGATGGGAGTTTGTTCGAATATTTGGCTAAGAAGAATTCAGGAGCCACTGATATTTCTAAGATGGAATAA